Genomic window (Syntrophorhabdaceae bacterium):
AGTCCTGTCTTTCTGTCCACGCCATCGTTAAGGAAGAATTCCAACATCAAAGGCGTAATAAACATTCCTATTGTTATGGCCCGGGACCTGCCGGGCAGGTTCGCGTCCAAGCACCCGGTGATCACATAGTCACGGGCGTGTTCCAACGACACCCCGTAGGTGGTGAAAAAGTTGATGTACGACGGGTCACCGATGAATGCGGGCATGCTCAAGCCTCTGGCCTGCGCTTCAATACCTTTGAGAATCAAAGATTCCGGCGTAGATTCAGCAACTCGCATGGTAATTGTGTGGTGCGTGGTGGGGCATCGCATGAGAGCCTCGAGCACGAGGTAGCTCAGTTCATTGGTCGCATCGCTCCCATCCGATTTTACCCCGCCGATCGTCATATTGTACCACCGTGCCCTGCCAACCCCTCTTTTGCGGACCTCTTTGCCCGATATGTTGCTTATCTCCATAACCTTGAGCCTGAAGCACTCAAGGTATTCGAGCACCTCCTCATCCGTGATGCGTCCCGCTTCGATGTCCGCCTTGTAGAAGGGATACATATACTGATCAAAACGTCCGATGCAGGTGGTGGGAGACGGACTGGTCACAAGGAAAATAAACCAGACCGTCTGCAGCGCCTCTTTGAATGTCCTGGCGGGATACGCAGGCACCCTGCGGCAGGTCTCTGCTATCTCCAACAGTTCCTTCTTACGCTCGCCGTCCTTCTCCTGTTCAGCCATCTGACGAGCGAGCGCGGCAAAGCGACCGGCAAACCTTACCAGTGCTTCGAGACACATCTTCATGGCCTGAAGCGACACCGATTTCTCGTAAGAGTCAGTGTCAAAGAAACGGAGTAATTGCAGTTCCTCTTCACACTCCTCGATCATGGCATTCAGTCCTTTGTTCACGGGAAGATTGTAATCAGGGCATACGAGCAACCAGCCTGGTCCAAGTCCTAAACCGGAACTTGCCGTCCCCCCGCTCACACCGCTATCTCTCCATGGCGGGAGCGTCATACCGGAACGGTAATAGGGCTCCATATGATGGTGTCCAAGCATGATCCGGTTCATACCGCTCGTACAGCCGAATTGCGGATATCGTTCAAACAAAGCGAGCAACTCAGCTTCGTCTTTGGCTTCCAGCTTGAACCCATCCTCCTTCAAGGCGTCGAGCTCAAACTTGTTCCAGATGCTGAAACCCACATCCATCTCCAGGCCGAAGGGTTTACTCGCTGTGTTCCCAACGATCAATTCGCCGTCCATGATAAAAATGGGCACCCTGTCCAGGAAATTGGCCAAAGTCTTGCCGCGACGGTACACAGGCATCTCGTACGCATTTTCTGCCTCGGTTTCCAGGATGACCTTGAATTTTTCAATGCATATCGGGTTCTTGTCCGTTACCAGTCGTTCTCTCATCATATCAATGCGTTTACTCATGTTAATGCTCCTTGTTGTTAGTTTATCAGGATAGATCATTTCAAAACTCTCTACGCCTTTAGTCTTTCTACCGCCACTTCAAACTCTTGAGAGCAGAGTCGGTAACCATGTTGTTATAGCCGGCACAAACATGAACAGAGGCATGGTCACGAGTTCCATAAGCAAAAACGGCGTCGCACCCTTGAACACGGTAGTAAGAGAGAGGTCTTTCTCCAGTCCGGAAATAATGTATGCAACCATGCCAAGGGGAGGCGTGATGAGTGTGATTTCGAGCATGCGCACCTGGATCACTCCGAACCAGACCGGATCGAAATTAAGATTGGTAATAAGAATCGGGAAGAAGACCGGCAGCGTAAGAATCTGGATTGAAGGCGCCTCCATTACCATGCCCATGAGAAAGTACATGACGATGATAACGGACATAACCATCCAGCGGTTCACGTGTAACGAAGCAATCCACTGGGCGCATGCGTCAGGAAGACCGGTTTTTGCGCAGAAATAGTTGAAGACAAAAGCTCCCATCATAATAACCATGACCATACCGGCAGCTGTCATCGCTTCCATGAAGGCCTTGCCGAGCATCTTGAGCGTCAATCGCCTCCTGATAGCCGCGAGCATGATCGAACCCGCTGCACCCACGGCCCCCGCTTCTGTCGGCGTAAACCAGCCGATGATCATTCCACCGATAACAAAGATCACGAGGAGAAGAATCTCCCAGCACTCCGCGAATGCCTTGAATCGTTCCCTGGCCGAGATTCTGTCCGTGGGCGGACCAAGCCTCGGATCTCTAAGACAGAGCAACCAGATCGTAATCAGATAGGAAAGGATCGTGAGCAGGGCAGGAATAAGACTCGCGGCAAAGAGTTTGCCGATGGAAGTGCCCGTGAGGATAGCGTAGACAATAAACATGGTGCTTGGCGGGACAAGGCTGCCCACCGTGCCGCCCGCGCATACTGCGCCCACAGCAAGCCTCTGGTCATAGCCGTACTTTTTCAT
Coding sequences:
- a CDS encoding pyruvate formate lyase family protein; its protein translation is MSKRIDMMRERLVTDKNPICIEKFKVILETEAENAYEMPVYRRGKTLANFLDRVPIFIMDGELIVGNTASKPFGLEMDVGFSIWNKFELDALKEDGFKLEAKDEAELLALFERYPQFGCTSGMNRIMLGHHHMEPYYRSGMTLPPWRDSGVSGGTASSGLGLGPGWLLVCPDYNLPVNKGLNAMIEECEEELQLLRFFDTDSYEKSVSLQAMKMCLEALVRFAGRFAALARQMAEQEKDGERKKELLEIAETCRRVPAYPARTFKEALQTVWFIFLVTSPSPTTCIGRFDQYMYPFYKADIEAGRITDEEVLEYLECFRLKVMEISNISGKEVRKRGVGRARWYNMTIGGVKSDGSDATNELSYLVLEALMRCPTTHHTITMRVAESTPESLILKGIEAQARGLSMPAFIGDPSYINFFTTYGVSLEHARDYVITGCLDANLPGRSRAITIGMFITPLMLEFFLNDGVDRKTGLQVGNKVGDLDRFKTYDEFYAAFIQEFTNYMSMGAERNNAEAMSYGYSLPNPLMSALMVDGIKIGLDVYKRPYELQNNNLMNPVGMVNLGNSLFAIKKLVYEAKVVTLSEFKRALDANWVGYEDLHKKCLKLPKYGNDIPEVDGVVGGVYDHWARIANALPAAYGGTQKPTAISVTSHQPGGAITAATPDGRCSGDILADGCASPASGTDTNGPLAVFKSALNIPQDGFAAMLLNMKFHPSALKTEEDKKKLASAMKAYFFNGGKQVQFNVVDSEALREAQRTPDEHKDIMVRVAGFSAYFVHLTKEIQNEVIDRTVHNL
- a CDS encoding TRAP transporter large permease, yielding MSPVIIGLLGFLVLFALLACGMHIGYTLAFVGLVGMCVLYPFPAAMTKMATVPFEVIANYNFAVLPLFLLMAQVTFISGFGADLFRFASKLIGHRRGGLAMASIFGATGFAACSGSSFATAATVGLVALPEMKKYGYDQRLAVGAVCAGGTVGSLVPPSTMFIVYAILTGTSIGKLFAASLIPALLTILSYLITIWLLCLRDPRLGPPTDRISARERFKAFAECWEILLLVIFVIGGMIIGWFTPTEAGAVGAAGSIMLAAIRRRLTLKMLGKAFMEAMTAAGMVMVIMMGAFVFNYFCAKTGLPDACAQWIASLHVNRWMVMSVIIVMYFLMGMVMEAPSIQILTLPVFFPILITNLNFDPVWFGVIQVRMLEITLITPPLGMVAYIISGLEKDLSLTTVFKGATPFLLMELVTMPLFMFVPAITTWLPTLLSRV